Within the Cyanobacteriota bacterium genome, the region GTGGACAGAATGATTGAATGATTGAGTAGTACATCTAAAAGAGCAGGCATCTACTCAACACCCTAGACTGAGATAGCTTGCTCTGTAGCATCTTGATGGCTAGCTACCATAGTTCAGTCCTAACTAGGAGCTGGAACATATAACTAACTGAGCCTTGACCTCTGAATGTGAGCTGCATCACCTGCTGCTAGACACAATTAGGCCAGGCACTAACTCAATTGCCTAAGTCGTACAGCAACCTTGGGAACCTCTAAGGGCAGCGTGGAGATTATTCAAAAACCCGGCAAGCCGTAATTAGAGGTAGAACGATACTGTGCACAGTCTAAAGGCTGGTAATCTCGCTACCTTCTCTTTGTAGATGGTTACAGATGGCAAGTAGGTGGCAAATGCACACTGACAACAACAAGTTGACCCAAAGGCTGAGTAAATAGCTGTACGTTTATTATCACCACAGTTTCTATTATTCTCAGGAGACAAAGTTTAAAGTTTTGGTGATTTTACGGATGACAGCTTCATAAACCTTAATGAATGATAGCGATCGTCTCCAGCCTGGAGTCTGCACAACCAGTTACATATCCTCCTGCTGTCAGAATTTGACGCAAGTAATCCACCATTGAGGCGGTAATGACTTCCCCAGGGATGACAGTTGGGATTCCTGGTGGGTACGGGCAAATCAATTCAGCACTCACTCGATCTATCGCTTCAGCAATGGGAACAGTTTTCCGGGGGGCAAAAAATGCCTCGCGGGGGGTAAGCACCAGGGTGTGATAGTTCGTGGGGAATGGGGAGACAGTAGTTGATGGCGTACAGAGCGCGGTAGACGGTAAGGGTTTAGAACCAGTGAGTCTCTGTAGCTGAGCAGACTTAACAAGTTGTTTGAGGCCACTGACAAGCCGCTGAATATCCCGATCGGTATTACCTAGACTGAGGATAAAAGTGAGATTTTGCAAGGCAGGAAGCTCGCAGATAACCCTGTGGGCCTGACGCAACCGATCATCGGCTTCAAAACCAGTCATCCCCAACTGAGCAACATTGACAGTTAAGCGAGTGGGATCCAAGGCCATGAAGGCAGGGCTAGGGTGACTGAGAGACAGGATGGAAAGATTAGACAATTGGGCAAGTTCAGTTCTAGCTAGGGAGGCTAACTGGAGTGTGGTTGTCATGAGATCCTTGCCGTGCAAGGCCATCTGTTGACGGGCGGCATCAAGGGAGCCTAGTAGGAGGTTGCTGGGGCTAGTAGACTGCACTAGGGCAAGGGCTTGGGAGAGGCGATCACTAGCTATCCGATCGCCCTGAGTATGTATCATTGCTGCCTGGGTAAAGGCAGATAGCACTTTATGGGTGGACTGAACAACAAGATCTGCACCTAAGGATAGGGCGCTGGGCGGTAAGTCAGGATGGAAGTGAAAATGGGCACCATGAGCTTCGTCCACCAACAGTGGCAATCCATGCTGGTGGGCAAGATTGGCGATCGTTCCTAAGTCACCACACACGCCCTCATAGGTGGGATACACCATTAGCACAGCGCGACTATCGGGATGTTGGGCTAGAGCCTGGGCAACCCCTTGGGGAGTAATGCTATACACTAAGTCCCAGCTAGGGTCGTACTCTGGTGTTACGAAGACTGGCACGGCTCCGGAGAGAATTAGCCCAACGATCGCTGAGCGATGGACATTACGAGGCAAAATCAACTGGTCACCGGGTGCACAGGTGGCAATGATGGCTGCAATTACTCCACTAGTGGAGCCGTTCACCAAAAACCAAGTACGATCAGCTCCAAAGGCATCGGCTGCTAGTGCTTGGGCATCAGCAATCGCACCTTGGGGCGCAAATAAGTTATCTAGTTCTGGCAGTTCCGGAATATCTGCTTGAAAGGCAGACTGGCCTACAATCTTGGCAAAAGCATCATGACTACCCTGTCCACGTTTGTGCCCTGGTGTGTAGAATGCAGCGTGATCATCTTGCATCAAGTGCTGGAGTGCATCTCCCAGGGGCATTGTCCTATGATCTACCATCGCTCTAAGCTCAGGAATATTCGGCAGCTTTGATAAAGTCACCAAGTGTCTGATAGGTCATCTTCAAGCTTGTACGCGATTGCTTTTCCATTTGGGCATCTTGTAACTTTCGTGCCAAGGCAAGACGTTTTTGGTAGACATCTAAGGCACCTGCATAGTCACCGATCGCCTCGTAAACCACACCTAGGTTAGATAGCGTTTGCTCCTCGGCACGGTGGTCTTCGTAGGCATGGGCTAGCACTAGACGATGCCGAAAATATTTGATGGCCTTGTCATACTGGCCTAGTGTTTGACAAGCACTGCCTAAATTGCGCAATATTTGGATTTCAGAGCGATAGTCACACTCTTGTTTAGCAATCTCCAACCGCTGCTCATAGTAGACAATAGCCGTTGCATAATCACCTAGACCGTAGTAGGCGTTGCCTAGATTTCTCAGAATTTGTCCCTGCACGCGAATATCACCTAACTCACGGGCTATTTCCAAACTTTGGCGTTCATACTCGATAGCTTCAGCGTGTTTACGCAGGGCTTTGTAGGCCAAGCCTAAGTTGTTCAGCGAGGCCATCTCAGATCGGCGATCGCCTAGTTCCCTTGCCACAATTAGGCTTTGATGAGCATACCTGATTGCATTTTCATGGTCATATAGGTGGCGATAGGCATTACCTAACGTGGCCAACGTCTGAACCTGTAGTCGCAAATTGCCTAAGGCAACGGCGATGTCCAGCCCTTGTTTTGCAAAACTAGCCGCAGCTTGGTAATTGCTAGCTCCGTAGTAGAAACTTCCTAGGTTAGCTAGAGCCTCTCCTTCACCCAAGCGATCGCCAGCTTCTTGATAGAAGCTTAGTGCTCTTGCTGCCAGTTGTTGGGCTATCTCTACATCACCAGCCTGAAACGCCTTAACGCTTTGATCTAGCAGACTATCTGCTTCAGCAACATGAGGGGTATCAGTGCGCTTAACCCTTGCATCCAACCAGTCCGGTTGGGGAACAGTTTCACGGTTACTTCTCGATAAATGCCCCATTGACCAAACTCCTTGTAGACAATAGCTACAACTTTCAGCAGCAGGCTATCTTTGCTAGTTCCCAACTGACCACTTGCCCTTGAAGGCTCCAGGCTCTAGACGGCCTTGACCAGCAACCCCTTCTCAGAGAGACAAAAGTTGCCAACCCGGTTAGATGTGTCATTAGCGCTTGGAGGATTGGCATTAACTCGTTCCAGCAGTCGTAAGAAGGTGCACCCAAGCAGCTTGTTCCATAAATCAGATGATCCTGGAACAGAATCTTGCGGGAACTTATTAACCTAAACTTTCCATCTCATAACTCGGGGTGAATCAGTTCACCTGCCAGCTAACTACTGCGAACCAAATGCTATCCAACGACATTACCGCGAGCAATTTACACTCAACCGATGACGAACATCATATGTTTGAGCTTAGCGGTTGTTTTTGGTCTCCCCTTCCGTAGTATTACCCAATTTATTCGCATTTTTTACAGTTTCTTCATCGTGATACTCTGAATAGAGCCTGCTGATTATCTTGAGCCTGCCTATGATGCCTGCAAATGACGGTGCTGACAGTCCAGCAATGCCTCAATCTGAAAAGTTGAGCTTTGCCACAAAACTTGCCTATGGGGCAGGCGATTTGGGTTCCGCGATGACCGCCAACGTGCTTGGTGTTTATCTCTTAATCTTTTTCACTAATGTTGCAGGCATCAAGCCCGCACTTGCAGGCAGCATTTTGCTAATTGGCAAGATTTGGGATGCGGTGAATGACCCAATCATAGGTGTCATGAGCGATCGCACTCAGAGTAAATGGGGGCGGCGCTTCCCTTGGATGCTCTACGGTAGCATTCCCTTTGGTGTGTTTTTCTGTTTGCAGTGGATTGTGCCTCGGTTTAGTGCTGATCCAGTGACAAATCAGTGGGCGCTGTTTTGGTACTTTGTAGTGATTGCAGTTTTGTTCAACACCGCCTACACGGCTGTCAACTTACCCTATACAGCGCTCACGCCAGAATTGACCCAAGACTATGATGAGCGCACTAGCCTAAACAGCTTCCGCTTCGCCTTTTCTATCAGTGGCAGCATCTTATCGTTGATCCTGGCGTTTGCTATTTTTGGCATAGTGAAAAACAACCCGCTACAGCAGTACTTTTTGTTGGGAGGGATTGTAGCAATCTTGTCAATTTTGCCAATCTATTGGTGTGTATGGGGAACATTCAAGCGCGTGATAGCAGCAGAGCAGCAGCGTATTGATGCGATCGTGGATGAAACAATCCCCTACTTAGAGCAACTCAAAATTGCCTTTAGTAATCGTCCGTTTCTGTATGTCATTGGCATCTATCTGTGCTCTTGGCTAGCGTTGCAAAACACAGTAACAGTGATTCCCTATTTCGTCAAAGACTGGATGAAGCTAGATGACCAAGCATTCACGTTGGTGATCATTGCTGTGCAAGTGCCAGCTTTAGCAATGCTGTTCGTATGGAGCGCAGTCAGTCGGCGGGTAGGTAAAACGGTGACCTACTTCATGGGTATGGGGTTGTGGATTTTAGCAGAAGTAGGTCTATTTTTGCTGCAACCTGGACAAACAGGGTTGATGTATGGGTTGGCAGTGTTAGCAGGGTTAGGAGTCTCCACAGCCTACTTAATCCCTTGGTCAATGATGCCTGATGTCATTGAACTGGATGAACTAAACACCGGGCAGCGCCGTGAAGGTATTTTCTACGGCTTTATGGTATTGCTGCAAAAGGTGGGATTAGCGATCGGCCTCTTCTTAGTAGGACAAGTTCTGCAAGCAGCGGGTTTTCAAGAGACTATCCCCGGACAGCCTGCACCTGTGCAGCCAGAGTCAGCCCTGTTGGCAATTCGGATCATGATCGGTCCTGCACCCACGCTCATCTTGACGATTGGTCTAGTACTGGCTTACTTCTATCCCATCACCCGTGAAGTCCACGCAGAGATCTTACTCAAACTGCAAGAGCGCAGACAGCGCCGAGTATCCTAGCCATGCTACGAACGTGGCTGACCAAGGCCAATACTACGAACTTGCAAGCGCCATGATGGGGTGCATCCTACTTGTGTAGCCCTTGCCCTAGATCCCTCTCCCAAGCAGGGAGAGGGACTGCCA harbors:
- a CDS encoding aminotransferase class I/II-fold pyridoxal phosphate-dependent enzyme, with the translated sequence MVDHRTMPLGDALQHLMQDDHAAFYTPGHKRGQGSHDAFAKIVGQSAFQADIPELPELDNLFAPQGAIADAQALAADAFGADRTWFLVNGSTSGVIAAIIATCAPGDQLILPRNVHRSAIVGLILSGAVPVFVTPEYDPSWDLVYSITPQGVAQALAQHPDSRAVLMVYPTYEGVCGDLGTIANLAHQHGLPLLVDEAHGAHFHFHPDLPPSALSLGADLVVQSTHKVLSAFTQAAMIHTQGDRIASDRLSQALALVQSTSPSNLLLGSLDAARQQMALHGKDLMTTTLQLASLARTELAQLSNLSILSLSHPSPAFMALDPTRLTVNVAQLGMTGFEADDRLRQAHRVICELPALQNLTFILSLGNTDRDIQRLVSGLKQLVKSAQLQRLTGSKPLPSTALCTPSTTVSPFPTNYHTLVLTPREAFFAPRKTVPIAEAIDRVSAELICPYPPGIPTVIPGEVITASMVDYLRQILTAGGYVTGCADSRLETIAIIH
- a CDS encoding tetratricopeptide repeat protein → MGHLSRSNRETVPQPDWLDARVKRTDTPHVAEADSLLDQSVKAFQAGDVEIAQQLAARALSFYQEAGDRLGEGEALANLGSFYYGASNYQAAASFAKQGLDIAVALGNLRLQVQTLATLGNAYRHLYDHENAIRYAHQSLIVARELGDRRSEMASLNNLGLAYKALRKHAEAIEYERQSLEIARELGDIRVQGQILRNLGNAYYGLGDYATAIVYYEQRLEIAKQECDYRSEIQILRNLGSACQTLGQYDKAIKYFRHRLVLAHAYEDHRAEEQTLSNLGVVYEAIGDYAGALDVYQKRLALARKLQDAQMEKQSRTSLKMTYQTLGDFIKAAEYS
- a CDS encoding MFS transporter, with translation MMPANDGADSPAMPQSEKLSFATKLAYGAGDLGSAMTANVLGVYLLIFFTNVAGIKPALAGSILLIGKIWDAVNDPIIGVMSDRTQSKWGRRFPWMLYGSIPFGVFFCLQWIVPRFSADPVTNQWALFWYFVVIAVLFNTAYTAVNLPYTALTPELTQDYDERTSLNSFRFAFSISGSILSLILAFAIFGIVKNNPLQQYFLLGGIVAILSILPIYWCVWGTFKRVIAAEQQRIDAIVDETIPYLEQLKIAFSNRPFLYVIGIYLCSWLALQNTVTVIPYFVKDWMKLDDQAFTLVIIAVQVPALAMLFVWSAVSRRVGKTVTYFMGMGLWILAEVGLFLLQPGQTGLMYGLAVLAGLGVSTAYLIPWSMMPDVIELDELNTGQRREGIFYGFMVLLQKVGLAIGLFLVGQVLQAAGFQETIPGQPAPVQPESALLAIRIMIGPAPTLILTIGLVLAYFYPITREVHAEILLKLQERRQRRVS